The Oxalobacter aliiformigenes nucleotide sequence ATGGTCGAAAGCGCCAAACGGCAAAAAACTCCTAATGAAATTGCGTTGACCATTTTGCTGGTTGCACTGACCATTGTTTTTCTTGGCGTCGTCGTCACTTTGTTGCCTTTCTCTCAGTTTTCAGCTGAGCAGACCGGAATGGGACACCCTGTCAGTCTGATTGTTCTGGTCGCACTATTGGTTTGCCTCATTCCGACAACGATTGCCGGTCTTCTTTCGGCTATCGGCGTTGCCGGCATGAGCCGTCTGATGCAAGCCAATGTCATTGCAACATCGGGTCGTGCCGTCGAAGCGGCCGGTGATGTCGATGTTCTTCTTCTGGACAAAACGGGAACAATTACATTAGGCAGCCGGCAAGCCAGCCAGTTTTTGCCTGTAACAGGGGTATCGGAAGAAAAACTGGCCAAGGCAGCATATCTCGCTTCTCTGGCAGACGAAACGCCGGAAGGACGTAGTATTGTCGTTCTGGCAAAAGAAAAATTCCGCCTTTCCGACGAAGAAGCAGAAAACGCCCAATTTGTCCCATTTACCGCACAGACCAGAATGAGCGGTGTTGACCTTGCCTCGAAAAAAAGTATCAGAAAAGGGGCCGCCGATGCCATACGTACTTATTCGGAGACACACGGTTACAAATTCCCCTATATGCTCCAGTCGCTGGTCGATGAAGTCGCTCTGTCTGGGAGTACGCCACTGGTTGTCGCCGAAAACGGAAAGCCATTGGGTGTCGTTGAATTGAAAGACATCGTCAAAAACGATATCAAGGAAAGGTTTGCCGAATTGCGGAAGATGGGTATCAAAACGGTTATGGTAACAGGCGATAACCGGCTGACCGCCGCGGCAATTGCGGCAGAAGCCGGCGTTGATGACTTTCTTGCCGAATCCACACCCGAAGCTAAACTGCAACTTATCCGCGATTATCAGGCAGAAGGCCGGCTTGTCGCCATGACCGGTGATGGAACAAATGACGCTCCGGCACTGGCTCAGGCCGACGTAGCAGTCGCCATGAACACCGGGACACAAGCCGCCAAGGAAGCCGGCAATATGGTCGATTTGGACAGCAATCCGACAAAACTGATCGAAATTGTTGAAACAGGCAAACAAATGCTTATCACTCGCGGTTCATTGACGACTTTCAGTATCGCAAACGATATTGCCAAATATTTTGCCATCGTTCCTGCCGCCTTTGTCGCGACTTATCCCCAGCTTGAAATGTTGAACGTCATGCAGTTATCCAGTCCTACGTCAGCTATTCTGAGTGCTGTTATCTTTAATGCACTGATCATTATCTGTCTGATTCCTCTGGCTTTACGCGGTGTTAAATACCGTCCCGTCGGTGCCGCTTCACTTTTGAGACGTAATTTGCTGATTTATGGACTTGGAGGTGTTATCGCTCCATTCATTGGCATTAAATTGATCGATATAGTACTGTCCCTTTTTGGGCTCGCATAAAAGGAGAAATCAATCATGAAGAACTTCAGTTTATCGTTTTTCTCTCGAAAATTACTGTATCCATCCGTCATTTTGCTTATTCTTATGACACTCCTGACCGGCCTGGCTTATCCGTTATTAATCACGGGTATCGCCCAAACCGTTTTTCCCGACAAGGCAAATGGAAGTCTGATCGGGCAGGATGGCAAATTCGTCGGTTCCCGACTGATTGGTCAGAATTTTTCCAAACCGGGTTATTTCTGGGGCCGGCCTTCTGCCACTTCACCGCGTCCTTACAACGCTGAGGCATCCAGCGGTTCCAACCTTGGTCCGACAAACCCCCAGCTGATTGACAACGTAAAAGAACGGATAGCACAGCTGAAAAAAGCAGATCCCGATAATAATCTTCCTGTTCCGGTCGATCTTGTTACCTCTTCAGGTAGTGGACTGGATCCTCATATCAGCAAGGCTTCTGCCCTTTATCAAATCAAACGAGTAGCACGAGCCAGACATATGACAGAAGAAGAGGTATCTGATCTGGTAACAAAATATACTATACCCATGCGTTTCCATTTTTTTGGTGAAGAAAAAGTCAATGTACTCGAACTGAACCTTGCCCTTGATAAAATGGAAGCGAATAATACTTATAATAAAGGAGTTTAAGCAGGCTTTTCAGAA carries:
- the kdpB gene encoding potassium-transporting ATPase subunit KdpB, with the translated sequence MANKTLPLFDSALVGPAITDAFRKLNPRTQLRNPVMLVVYVGSIFTTLLTIFQFNGFTLGVTLWLWFTVLFANFAEALAEGRSKAQAASLRNLKKKIWAKRILGQYIPGTPMNSLQYQLIEAESLRKSDLVLIPAGDFIPADGEILEGSASVDESAITGESAPVIRESGGDFSAVTGGTKVLSDCLVVRVTSNPGETFVDRMIAMVESAKRQKTPNEIALTILLVALTIVFLGVVVTLLPFSQFSAEQTGMGHPVSLIVLVALLVCLIPTTIAGLLSAIGVAGMSRLMQANVIATSGRAVEAAGDVDVLLLDKTGTITLGSRQASQFLPVTGVSEEKLAKAAYLASLADETPEGRSIVVLAKEKFRLSDEEAENAQFVPFTAQTRMSGVDLASKKSIRKGAADAIRTYSETHGYKFPYMLQSLVDEVALSGSTPLVVAENGKPLGVVELKDIVKNDIKERFAELRKMGIKTVMVTGDNRLTAAAIAAEAGVDDFLAESTPEAKLQLIRDYQAEGRLVAMTGDGTNDAPALAQADVAVAMNTGTQAAKEAGNMVDLDSNPTKLIEIVETGKQMLITRGSLTTFSIANDIAKYFAIVPAAFVATYPQLEMLNVMQLSSPTSAILSAVIFNALIIICLIPLALRGVKYRPVGAASLLRRNLLIYGLGGVIAPFIGIKLIDIVLSLFGLA
- the kdpC gene encoding potassium-transporting ATPase subunit KdpC; translation: MKNFSLSFFSRKLLYPSVILLILMTLLTGLAYPLLITGIAQTVFPDKANGSLIGQDGKFVGSRLIGQNFSKPGYFWGRPSATSPRPYNAEASSGSNLGPTNPQLIDNVKERIAQLKKADPDNNLPVPVDLVTSSGSGLDPHISKASALYQIKRVARARHMTEEEVSDLVTKYTIPMRFHFFGEEKVNVLELNLALDKMEANNTYNKGV